A genomic region of Drosophila kikkawai strain 14028-0561.14 chromosome X, DkikHiC1v2, whole genome shotgun sequence contains the following coding sequences:
- the Mnr gene encoding pro-resilin isoform X2: MGVASMSNGMLALPLLALALFAGCILHVDAYSKYGRGCGDIGCLPTEECIITSDSCSYNQRDGKDCGSYPTCKRRSGGGSVNSSPNQAAPSANPSGSVLNPGYPMHGLQPVNPYNPPFVFGQLPFYGGGGPTGTGGPPGGVGGGAGIGGGGGGGGGMGLPSSTLGILGGGGGGLAPYGSNYQGYQSQHSNANMYNKPPPQYQNQNQQNPYNRRTQAHPSSAGVIGGTPLLLATASILLLALLHT, translated from the exons ATGGGTGTGGCATCGATGAGCAACGGGATGCTGGCACTGCCCCTACTGGCCTTGGCGCTCTTCGCCGGCTGTATTCTCCACGTGGATGCATACTCCA AGTATGGCCGTGGATGCGGGGACATCGGCTGCCTGCCCACCGAGGAGTGCATCATAACCAGCGACTCGTGCAGCTACAACCAGCGGGACGGCAAGGACTGCGGCAGCTATCCCACCTGCAAGCGGCGCTCCGGCGGAGGATCCGTCAACAGCAGCCCCAACCAGGCAGCGCCCTCGGCCAATCCGTCAG GCAGCGTCCTCAATCCCGGCTACCCGATGCATGGCCTACAGCCGGTGAATCCGTACAATCCGCCCTTCGTCTTCGGCCAGCTACCGTTCTATGGTGGCGGCGGGCCCACAGGCACAGGCGGTCCGCCCGGTGGCGTTGGAGGCGGGGCAGGCatcggtggcggcggcggcggcggtggcggcatGGGTCTACCCAGCTCCACGCTGGGCATCctgggtggcggcggcggcggcctgGCGCCCTATGGAAGCAACTACCAGGGCTATCAGTCGCAGCACTCGAATGCGAATATGTACAACAAGCCACCGCCACAatatcagaatcagaatcaacaGAATCCCTATAACAGGCGCACCCAGGCGCATCCCTCATCGGCTGGCGTTATTGGCGGAACGCCCCTGCTCCTGGCCACCGCAAGCATCCTGCTTCTGGCCCTGCTGCACACGTAA
- the LOC138929237 gene encoding neurofilament light polypeptide-like, with translation MVAFVPLPCNKKEFNSPEEALEGALEGDLKEGPEEALEVEDAEARESEYEEPLDEDEEAEEMEYEEANELEDEEAGQQEYEEANELEDEEAYEQDYEGADELEYEETEEADETEDGEPKPKKRKMEEVLGE, from the exons ATGGTCGCCTTTGTGCCTCTGCCCTGCAACAAAAAAGAAT TCAACTCTCCGGAAGAGGCTCTGGAAGGGGCTCTGGAAGGGGATCTGAAAGAGGGTCCGGAAGAGGCTCTGGAAGTGGAGGATGCAGAGGCTCGGGAAAGCGAGTACGAAGAGCCTTTGGATGAGGATGAAGAGGCTGAGGAAATGGAGTACGAAGAGGCTAATGAACTGGAAGACGAAGAGGCCGGTCAACAGGAGTACGAAGAGGCTAATGAACTGGAAGACGAAGAGGCCTATGAACAGGACTATGAAGGGGCCGATGAACTGGAGTACGAAGAGACTGAGGAGGCTGACGAAACGGAGGATGGCGAGCCAAAGCCGAAGAAGcgtaagatggaggaagtccTGGGAGAGTAG